The following proteins are co-located in the Candidatus Poribacteria bacterium genome:
- a CDS encoding ABC transporter permease subunit, translating into MLMTLIRRELLDNLMTFRFAAVLLITLLLVVANTAVLIQDYKQRLESYNDAVKMHDAQLREAQTYSTMYLFVDRPPNPLSIFNVGLDKRLGNLSGIWHGFVPTLWDAQMHGTDNPFIAFFSSMDIVFVFEVVLSLMGLIFAYDAIAGERERGTLRLVLAQPVGRGEILLAKYMSAMACLLVPLLLSLLFALLLLTGSIPLSTADFLRIAGIVLTSFAYLSLFYLIGLLISATTRRTGTALMLAMFIWGFLILLYPNLIRATVNPGGDIQARTKIAKNQIQQIVDEYKRERQKFLEREGVVGKDSRFNEVLGIYTDAYIDPVTLSPYLENMSEISEISPDFEQYVPIAKRYYAYVEPLVVDAAERAWFIQKQALDDIFVRQAEMDRTLLKLSPVGIYDAATQAWVGTDFLGLRDFFDAARRYRRILIDYFYAKEAFASREWFIADKGAVDWSTLPEFSFERSDVRLNAKRALPDLFLLLICNLALFMGIVLIFIRSEV; encoded by the coding sequence ATGTTAATGACACTTATTCGCCGAGAACTCCTTGACAATCTGATGACCTTTCGTTTCGCAGCGGTCCTGCTCATCACATTGCTGCTCGTTGTTGCGAATACTGCTGTGCTTATTCAAGATTACAAACAGCGGTTGGAGAGTTACAACGATGCCGTCAAAATGCATGATGCGCAATTACGGGAGGCGCAGACCTATTCCACGATGTACCTGTTCGTTGACCGTCCGCCGAATCCATTGAGCATTTTCAATGTCGGGTTAGATAAACGCTTAGGTAACCTTAGCGGCATCTGGCACGGATTTGTGCCGACGCTCTGGGATGCTCAGATGCACGGCACAGATAACCCATTTATCGCCTTCTTCTCTTCAATGGATATTGTGTTTGTCTTTGAGGTCGTCTTAAGTTTAATGGGATTGATATTCGCTTACGATGCGATTGCGGGGGAACGTGAGCGCGGCACGTTACGTCTCGTCCTCGCACAGCCTGTCGGACGCGGAGAGATCCTGCTTGCAAAATATATGAGTGCGATGGCGTGTCTGTTAGTTCCATTGCTATTAAGCCTACTCTTTGCGCTGTTGTTACTAACAGGTTCGATTCCATTATCAACAGCTGATTTTCTCCGCATCGCCGGGATTGTGCTTACATCGTTTGCTTATCTGTCTCTGTTCTACCTCATCGGATTGTTGATTTCTGCGACGACCCGTAGAACGGGTACGGCGTTGATGTTGGCAATGTTTATATGGGGATTTCTGATACTCTTGTACCCAAATCTGATTCGGGCAACGGTTAACCCCGGCGGTGATATTCAGGCGCGCACAAAGATCGCGAAAAATCAAATTCAACAGATTGTGGACGAATATAAGAGGGAACGACAAAAGTTCCTTGAAAGGGAGGGGGTCGTCGGAAAGGACTCTCGGTTTAATGAAGTGTTAGGAATTTACACGGATGCATACATAGATCCAGTAACCCTCTCGCCATATCTCGAAAATATGAGCGAGATTTCGGAAATTTCTCCCGACTTTGAACAGTATGTCCCGATTGCCAAGAGATACTACGCTTATGTTGAACCGTTGGTTGTCGATGCCGCAGAAAGAGCATGGTTCATCCAAAAGCAGGCACTCGATGACATTTTTGTTCGACAAGCCGAAATGGATAGAACACTGTTGAAACTTTCACCCGTGGGCATCTACGATGCCGCAACACAGGCGTGGGTAGGAACTGACTTTTTGGGTCTCAGAGATTTTTTCGACGCGGCGCGACGTTACCGGAGGATCCTAATTGACTATTTCTACGCGAAGGAGGCGTTTGCTTCACGAGAGTGGTTCATTGCTGATAAAGGTGCAGTAGACTGGAGCACACTCCCCGAGTTTAGCTTTGAGAGAAGTGATGTCCGGCTGAATGCAAAACGGGCATTGCCAGACCTATTCCTCTTATTAATATGTAACCTCGCGCTGTTTATGGGCATCGTTCTCATTTTCATCAGAAGTGAGGTGTAG